CTGTGACCAGGAACAGCGCGGCGGTGGAGAGCCCGTGGTTGAACATGTAGAGGTTCGCACCCGAGAGTCCCTGGCTGTTCATCACGAAGATGCCGAGCACGATGAAGCCGAAGTGCGACACCGAGGTGTAGGCGATCAGGCGCGGGATGTTGTTCGACCCGATCGCCATGAACGCGCCGTACACGATGCTGATCACCGCGAAGACGACCACGGCAGGGGTCGCCCAGCGGGAGGCCTCCGGGAAGAGCTCGAGGCAGAAGCGCAGCATCCCGAAGGTGCCGATCTTGTCGAGCACGCTGACCAGCAGCACCGAGGTGCCCGGGGTGGCGTTCTCGGTCGTGTCGGGCAACCAGGTGTGCACCGGGAACATCGGCGCCTTGATCGCGAAGGCGACGAAGAAGCCGAGGAACAGCCAGCGACCGACGTCGGTCCCGAAGTCGATCTGGGCAAGCTCGCTGACCAGGTAGGTCGCGCCGCCCTTCTCCTTCGCGGACTCCACGTAGAGGCCGATGACCGAGGCCAGCATGATCAGACCGCCGGCGAGCGAGTAGAGCCAGGAACTTCACGGCGGCCCGGGCTCGGTTGACGCCGCCGTACCCGCCGATGAGGAAGTAGACCGGGATCAGCGTGGCCTCGAAGAACACGTAGAACAGGAAGACGTCGGTCGCAGCGAACACGCCGACGGCGAGACCCTCCAGCGCCAGCATCCAGGCGAAGAAGGCCTTGGCCGACCAGCGACCCTCGTCACCGTCGTTCCAGGACGCCAGGATCACGACGGGCGTCAGGATGACGGTGAGCATGACCAGCGTCAGCCCGACCCCGTCGACACCGAGGGCGTAGTGCGCTCCGAAGGACTTGATCCACTCGTGCGTCTCGGAGAGCTGGTACGTCGCCGAGGAGTCGGTGTCGTACTGGAACGCCATCACGACGGCGACGGCCAGGGTGACCAGCGACGTGCCCAGGGCGATCTGCTTGGGCAGCACGGTGTTCGTCGAGGTAGGCAGCAGCGCGAGGCCGAGAGCACCGACGATCGGCAGGAAGAGCAGGACGGAGAGCCACGGGAAGTCGTTCATCGGGCCACCTCTGCTTCAGGATGATCGAGCACAGTCGAGATCACTTTCGTCCTCATCCGAAGTTCACCGCCAGCAGGGCGAGGAGCACGATGGTCGCGCCCACCAGGAGTGCCAGCGCGTAGGAGCGCACGAAGCCGTTCTGGAGCAGCCGGAAGCGGCTGGAGATCGCGCCGAAGGCCGTGGCCGTGCCCTCGACGGCACCGTCGACGACGGTCCGGTCGAAGGTCAGCAGGCCCCGGATGCCAGCGACACCGGGCTTGATGATGATCTCGTCGTTGAACGCGTCGCCGTACAGGTCGGCGCGAGCTGCCCGGGTGAAGATCGAGACCTTCTCCGGCGCGACCTTGGGCACCTCGCGCTTGCCGACCAGCAGGACCGCGACGGCGACACCGACGGCGACCACGGCGAGGATGATCAAGCTCATCACGATCGCCGGGATGCCGAGGTGGTGCTCCCCGTGCTCGCCCACGACCGGCTCCAGCCAGTCGGAGATCCAGCCGTTGAGGGTGAACAGACCACCGAGCGCCGACAGCGCTGCGAGCGCGATCAGCGGGAAGGTCATCACCTTGGGCGACTCGTGCGGGTGCACGTCCTTCTCCCAACGCTTCTGGCCCGCGTAGGTCAGCAGCATGAGACGGGTCATGTAGAACGCGGTGACCCCGGCGCCGATCAGCGCACAGAGGCCGACGACGAAATTGTCGGCGAACGCGGTCTCGATGATCTTGTCCTTCGACCAGAAGCCCGCGAACGGCGGAACTCCCAGGATCGCGAGGTAGCCGATCGCGAACGTCGCGAAGGTGATCGGCATCGCCTTCTGCAGCGCACCGTAGTTGCGCATGTTCACGTCGTCGTTCATGCCGTGCATCACCGAGCCGGCCCCGAGGAACATGTTCGCCTTGAAGAAGCCGTGGGTGAGCAGGTGGAAGATCGCGAACGCGTAACCGGCCGGACCGAGGCCGGCGGCCAGGACCATGTACCCGATCTGGCTCATCGTGGAGCCGGCGAGCGCCTTCTTGATGTCGTCCTTCGCGCACCCGATGACCGCTCCCATGAGCAGCGTGATGCACCCGATGATGATGACTGCGGTGCGGGCGTCCTCGGTGAGGCTGAAGATGAAGTTCGAGCGGACGATCAGGTAGACGCCGGCGGTCACCATGGTGGCGGCGTGGATGAGGGCCGAGACCGGGGTCGGACCTTCCATCGCGTCCAGCAGCCAGGTCTGCAGCGGGAACTGCGCCGACTTGCCGCACGCGGCCAGCAGGAGCAGCAGACCGATGCCGGTCAGGGCGCCGTCGCTCGCCTGGCTCGACGCGGCGGAGACCACCGCGAACGAGGTCGAACCGAAGGTGATGAAGATCAGCGCGGTACCCAGGGACAGACCGATGTCGCCGACCCGGTTGATCACGAACGCCTTCTTGGCGGCGGCGGCTGCGGACGGCTTGTGCTGCCAGAAGCCGATCAGCAGGTACGACGCCAGGCCGACGCCCTCCCAGCCCAGGAACACCCCGACGTAGTCGGCGGACAGGACCAGCACGAGCATCGCGGCGACGAACAGGTTCAGGTAGCCGAAAAACCGTCGACGACGCTCGTCGTGCTCCATGTAACCGATCGAGTACACGTGGATCAGCGAGCCGACGCCGGTGATCAGCAGCAGGAAGACCGCGGAGAGCTGGTCGTAGAGCAGGTCGAAGTTCACCGAGTAGTTCCCGGTGCTGAACCAGTTCCACAGGTGCTGGGTGACCTGGCGGTCCTCGCCGTCACGGCCGAGCAGCGAGAAGAACAGGATCAGGCTGACCACGAAGGACAGCGACACCGTGGCGGTGCCGAGGAAGTGTCCCCACTTGTCGGTGCGCTTGCCACCGAGCAGGAGCACGGCCGCACCGAACGCGGGCAGCGCGATCACGAGCCAGAGCAGCGAGAACGCCCCGTCGGTGGGCACGAGGCTCACGACCGGGACGTCGTGCAGGGCTTGGAGGTTCACCATGGCGGTCGTCGTCCCCTCAGTACTTCAGCAGGCTCGCGTCGTCGACCGAGGCCGAACGACGGGTGCGGAAGATGGTCATGATGATCGCGAGCCCGACGACGACCTCGGCAGCAGCCACGACCATCACGAAGAACGCGGCGATCTGGCCCTCGAGGTTGCCGTTGGCACGGGAGAACGTGATCAGCAGCAGGTTGCTCGCGTTGAGCATCAGCTCGACGCACATGAACACCACCAGGGCGTTGCGACGGACGAGGACGCCCACGCAACCGATGGTGAACAGGATCGCGGAGAGGATCACGAAGGGCTCGACACTCATGCGTCATCTCCTCGGTTCAGCTCGTTGATGTCCTCGGCGATCTCGGGCGCCGACTTCACGGTGCCGCGAGCCGCGAGCACGCGGGAGATCGAGGTTTCGGCCGCGGTTCCGTCCGGCAGCAGAGCCGGGGTGTCGACCGAGTTGTGCCGGGCGAAGACACCCGGTGGGGGCAGCGGACCGAGGTGCGTGCCCTTCTCGGCGTAGTCGCGCACCCGCTGGGCGGCGAGGTCGCGCTGCGTCGGCTTCGGGGTCAGACGCTCCCGGTGGGCGAGCACCATGGCTCCGAGCGCGGCGGTGATCAGGAGGGCCGAGGTGACCTCGAAGGCGAAGACGTACTTGGTGAACAGGATCCGGGCGATCGCCGGGATGTTCCCCTCGCTGTTCGCGTCGTCCAGACCGATCACGGTGCCGAACGAGACCTGCCCGACTCCGAGGACCAGGGTCAGGCCGAAGGCCAGGCCGATGAGGATCGAGAGCGCCCGGTGACCCCGGATGGTCTCGACCACCGAGTCCGACGCGTCGACACCCACCAGCATGACGACGAACAGGAAGAGCATCAGGATGGCGCCGGTGTAGACGATGATCTGCACCGCGAACAGGAACGGGGCGTCCTGCGCCAGGTAGAGGATCGCGAGCGACATCATCACGACCGCGAGCAGCAGTGCGGAGTGCACCGCCTTGCGGACGAACAACATGCCGAGAGCGGCGAGCACCATGATCGGCGCGAGCACCCAGAAGGCCACCACGGTTACTCCCCCTCGCCTTCGGTGCTGCGCGGGTGCAAGTTGCCGCGGTAGTAGTCGCCCTCGTCCTCGCCGAGCAGCATCGGGTGCGGCGGCTGCTCCATGCCCGGCAGCAGCGGCGCGAGCAGGTCGGACTTCTCGTAGATCAGGCTCTCCCGCGAGGTGTCCGCGAGCTCGTACTCGTTGGTCATCGTCAGCGCGCGGGTCGGGCACGCCTCGATGCAGAGCCCGCAGAGGATGCAGCGCAGGTAGTTGATCTGGTAGACGCGGCCGTACCGCTCGCCGGGGCTGAAGCGCTCGTCGTCGGTGTTGTTGTCACCCTCGACGTAGATCGCGTCCGCCGGGCAGGCCCAGGCGCACAGCTCACATCCGACGCACTTCTCCAGACCGTCGGGCCAGCGGTTGAGCTGGTGACGGCCGTGGAACCGCGGAGCGGTCGGCAGCTTCTCGAACGGGTACTGCTCAGTCACCACCTTGCGGAACATCGTCCGGAAGGTGACGCCGAACCCGGCTACCGGGTCCCAGAACTGTTCCTTGAGGGTTGCCATCAGCTCGCCCCTCCGTCTTCGTTGGTAGACCTTGCTCCGGTGGTTGAGCTTGTCGAAACCGGCATCGGGGGCACCGGGTACCCGCCGGCGAACGCGTCGAACGGTGCCTCCGTCTCCTCGACCGCGTCGTCGCTGCTGCTCTCGCCGACGAAGAACAGCACGATCATCAGTGCTGCCAGGACACCGATCGCGCCGTACAGGTAGGTGCGGTCGAAGCCGCCGTTCAGGTTGATCGTCCGGATGGTGGCGACCGCGATGATCCAGCCCAGCGAGATCGGGATCAGCCGCTTCCAGCCGAAGTGCATGAACTGGTCGTAGCGCAGGCGCGGGAGCGAGCCGCGCAGCCAGATGAAGATGAAGATGAAGAACAGGACCTTGCCCATGAACCAGAGGAACGGCCAGTAGCCCTCGTTCGCCCCGGCCCAGAACTCGTCGATCCAGAACGGTGCGTGCCAGCCGCCGAGGAAGAGGGTCGTGGCCAGCGCGGACACCGTCGCCATGTTGATGTACTCGGCGAGGAAGAACAGTGCGAACTTCAGCGAGCTGTACTCGGTGTGGAACCCGCCGACGAGCTCGCCCTCGGCTTCCGGGAGGTCGAACGGTGCGCGGTTGGTCTCGCCGATCATCGAGATCACGTAGATCACGAACGACGGCGCCAGGATCAGGCCGAACCAGAGCTTGTCCTGCGCAGCGACGATCTCCGAGGTGGACATCGATCCGGCGTACAGGAAGACCGCGACCAGGGCGAGGCCCATCGAGACCTCGTAGGAGATCATCTGGGCGCTCGAGCGCAGCCCGCCCAGCAGCGAGTACGTCGAGCCCGAGGACCACCCGCCGAGCACGATGCCGTAGATGCCGATCGACGCGATCGCCATCACGAACAGCACGGCGACCGGCATGTCGGTCAGCTGCAGCGGGGTCTCGTGCCCGAAGAAGTTCACCTCGGGTCCGAACGGGATCACCGAGAAGGTGAGGAACGCGGGGATCACTGCGATCACCGGCGCGATGAAGTAGACGGCCTTGTCGGCGGCCTTCGGGAGGATGTCCTCCTTGAGCGCCAGCTTCACGCCGTCGGCCAGGGACTGCAGCAGGCCGAACGGGCCGTGCACGTTGGGGCCGATCCGGTGCTGCATCCGGGCCACGACCCGTCGCTCCCACCAGATGTTGAACAGCGTCAGCAGGACGAGCAGCACGAAGATGAGCACGGCCTTGACGATGACGACCCAGAGGGGGTCCTCACCGAACTTGGTCAGCCCCTTCGCGGTGTCGAGCGAGGTGATGAGGGCGTTCATCGGGCGCCTCCTTCGAGCGTCACGACCGAGCCGGCTGCGCCCACCAGGTGCCGCACCGAGGCGCCCGGCGCACTCGCCGGGGCCCAGACGACCCCGTCGGCGACCTCGCCGACGGCGACCGGGAGGCGGACGCTGCCGAGCGGGCCGGACAGGACGACCTCGGCGCCGGCGGTGAGCCCGAGGCTCGCCAGCGTTGCGGCGTTCACCAGGGCCACCGGCGGACGGACCGAGGCACGCAGGTGCTCGTCGCCGTCCTGCATCCGGCCGTCGTCGAGCAGCTGCTTCCACGAGGACAGCACGAGGCTGCCTCCGGTCGTCGAGCTGCCTCCGGTCGTCGAGCTGCCTCCGGTCGTCGAGCTTGCCGAGACGTCAGGACGTTCGGCACGGGCTCCCTCCCACGGACCGACTTGCGCCATCTCGGCGGCAGCCTGCTCCGGCGTACGGATGCCGATGCTGCGACCGCGCTCCTCGGCGATGCCGGCCAGGACGCGGACGTCCGGCAGCGACGACGGGTTGTCGAGGACCTTGCCGAACGAGCGGACCCGGCCCTCCCAGTTCACGAACGAGCCGGCCTTGTCGCTGGCGGGGGCCACCGGGAAGACCACGTCGGCCAGCTCGGTGAACGCCGACGCACGAACCTCGAGGGAGACCACGAACGCCTTCTTCAGCGCCTTGCGCAGCTTCTTGTCGAGCCCCCCGGACGGCAGAGCGTCGGCCGGATCGACACCACCGACGACCAGCGCCTTGAGGTCGCCCTCGCGGAGCTCCTCGAGGATCTCGGCGGCGCTGAGACCGTCCTTGCCGGTGACGGCGTCGACACCCCAGGCAGCGGCGAGGTCCACGCGCGCGGACGGGTCGGCCACCGGCCGTCCGCCGGGCAGCAGGGTGGGCAGGCAGCCGGCCTCGACCGCACCGCGGTCACCTGCGCGCCGCGGGACCCAGGCGAGCCGGGCACCGGTGTCGGCAGCAAGCTTGGCCGCGGCGCTGAGCGCTCCGGGCACGGTGGCGAGGCGCTCGCCGACCAGGATCAGGGCGCTGCCGTCGAGGGCGACGTCGCTGTTGCCCGCGACCGCGGCGAGCGCGGAAGCCTCGGCGCCGGGGGACGGTCGGGAGCAACGTGCCGCCGACCTTCTTCAGACCGCGGGTCCCGACGGCGGACACCGAGAAGACCCGGGTGCCACCGGCCAGGAACGACTTGCGCAGGCGCAGGAAGATCGCGCCGGCCTCGTCCTCGGGCTCGAGGCCCGCGAGCAGGACGGTGGGCGCCGTCTCCAGGTCGGCGTACGTCACCGCACCGGCGCCGGGGCCACCGAGGACGACGGACGAGGCCAGGAACGCTGCCTCCTCCGCCCCGTGGTCGGCACCGGTCTCGCGGGCGCGGAAGTCGATGTTGTTGGTGCGGACGGTCACCCGCGCGAACTTGCTCCACGCGTAGGCGTCCTCGACGGTCAGCCGGCCGCCGGGCAGCAGGCCGACCTTCTTCTTCGCCTCGGCCAGACCGCGTGCCGCGACCGCGAACGCCTCCGGCCAGGAGGCAACCCGCAGCTCACCGGTGTCGGAGTCGCGCACCTGCGGGTGCACGAGCCGGTCGTCCTGGCGTGCGGAGAGGAACGCGAACCGGTCCTTGTCGGTGATCCACTCCTCGTTGACGGCAGGGTCGTCGCCGGCCATCCGACGCACGACCTTGCCGCGTCGGTGGTCGACGCGGATCGCCGAGCCGCAGGCGTCGTGCTCGGCGATCGACGGGGTGGAGACCAGGTCGAAGGGCCGTGAGCGGAACCGGTACGCCGCTGAGGTGAGCGCGCCGACCGGGCAGATCTGGATGGTGTTGCCGGAGAAGTAGGAGAGGAAGTCGGCCCCCTCGGCGATGCCGATCTGCTGCTGCGCGCCACGCTCGATCAGAGCGATGAACGGGTCACCCGCGATCTCGTCGGCGAACCGGGTGCAACGCTGGCACACGATGCAGCGCTCACGGTCCAGGAGCACCTGCGGGGCGAGGTTGATCGGCTTGGGGAAGACGCGCTTCACGCCACCGGACTCGGCGAACCGGGACTCGCCACGACCGTTGCTCATCGCCTGGTTCTGCAGCGGGCACTCCCCGCCCTTGTCGCAGACGGGGCAGTCGAGCGGGTGGTTGATGAGCAGGAACTCCATCACGCCCTGCTGCGCCTTGTCGGCGACCGGGCTGGTGGCCTGGGTGTTCACGACCATGCCCTCGGCGACCGGCAGCGTGCACGAGGCCTGCGGCTTGGGGAAGCCGCGGCCGTTGCCGGCGTCCGGGATGTCGACCAGGCACTGGCGGCAGGCGCCGGCCGGAGCGAGCAGCGGGTGGTCGCAGAACCGCGGGATCTGGACGCCGATCTGCTCCGCGGCGCGGATCACCAGGGTGTCCTTCGGGACGCTGACCTGGACGCCGTCGATGGTGACGGTGACCTCGTCGGTGCGGGTGAGCTCGGCGGTCATGCGTGGGCTCCTTCAACCTCGAAGGCGGTGGAGGCGATCGGGTCGAACGGGCATCCGCCGTGCTCGAGGTGCGCCAGGTACTCCTCGCGGAAGTACTGGATCGAGGAGCTGATCGGGCTGGTCGCACCGTCGCCGAGGGCGCAGAAGGAACGGCCCAGGATGTTCTCGCACTGGTCGAGCAGCAGGTCCAGGTCCTCCGGGGTGCCCTGACCCTTCTCCAGCCGCGCGAGCGTCTGGGTCAGCCACCAGGTGCCCTCGCGGCACGGGGTGCACTTGCCGCACGACTCGTGCTTGTAGAACTCGGTCCAGCGCAGCACGGCGCGCACCACGCAGGTGGTCTCGTCGAAGATCTGCAGCGCACGGGTGCCGAGCATGGATCCGGCCTCGCCGACACCCTCGAAGTCGAGCGGGACGTCGAGGTGGTCAGCGGTGAGCAGCGGGGTGCTCGATCCGCCGGGCGTCCAGAACTTCAGCTCCCGCTGCTGGCCGTTCGGGGCCCCGCGCATGCCGCCGGCGAGCTCGATCAGCTTGCGCAGGGTGATGCCCAGCGGAGCCTCGTACTGCCCGGGGTTCTTGACGTGACCCGAGAGCGAGAAGATGCCGAAGCCCTTCGACTTCTCCGTGCCCATCGATCCGAACCAGTCCGCGCCGTTCGCGATGATGCTCGGCACCGACGCGATCGACTCGACGTTGTTGATGACCGTCGGGCT
The DNA window shown above is from Marmoricola sp. OAE513 and carries:
- the nuoL gene encoding NADH-quinone oxidoreductase subunit L, yielding MVNLQALHDVPVVSLVPTDGAFSLLWLVIALPAFGAAVLLLGGKRTDKWGHFLGTATVSLSFVVSLILFFSLLGRDGEDRQVTQHLWNWFSTGNYSVNFDLLYDQLSAVFLLLITGVGSLIHVYSIGYMEHDERRRRFFGYLNLFVAAMLVLVLSADYVGVFLGWEGVGLASYLLIGFWQHKPSAAAAAKKAFVINRVGDIGLSLGTALIFITFGSTSFAVVSAASSQASDGALTGIGLLLLLAACGKSAQFPLQTWLLDAMEGPTPVSALIHAATMVTAGVYLIVRSNFIFSLTEDARTAVIIIGCITLLMGAVIGCAKDDIKKALAGSTMSQIGYMVLAAGLGPAGYAFAIFHLLTHGFFKANMFLGAGSVMHGMNDDVNMRNYGALQKAMPITFATFAIGYLAILGVPPFAGFWSKDKIIETAFADNFVVGLCALIGAGVTAFYMTRLMLLTYAGQKRWEKDVHPHESPKVMTFPLIALAALSALGGLFTLNGWISDWLEPVVGEHGEHHLGIPAIVMSLIILAVVAVGVAVAVLLVGKREVPKVAPEKVSIFTRAARADLYGDAFNDEIIIKPGVAGIRGLLTFDRTVVDGAVEGTATAFGAISSRFRLLQNGFVRSYALALLVGATIVLLALLAVNFG
- the nuoK gene encoding NADH-quinone oxidoreductase subunit NuoK, yielding MSVEPFVILSAILFTIGCVGVLVRRNALVVFMCVELMLNASNLLLITFSRANGNLEGQIAAFFVMVVAAAEVVVGLAIIMTIFRTRRSASVDDASLLKY
- a CDS encoding NADH-quinone oxidoreductase subunit J → MVAFWVLAPIMVLAALGMLFVRKAVHSALLLAVVMMSLAILYLAQDAPFLFAVQIIVYTGAILMLFLFVVMLVGVDASDSVVETIRGHRALSILIGLAFGLTLVLGVGQVSFGTVIGLDDANSEGNIPAIARILFTKYVFAFEVTSALLITAALGAMVLAHRERLTPKPTQRDLAAQRVRDYAEKGTHLGPLPPPGVFARHNSVDTPALLPDGTAAETSISRVLAARGTVKSAPEIAEDINELNRGDDA
- the nuoI gene encoding NADH-quinone oxidoreductase subunit NuoI, which produces MATLKEQFWDPVAGFGVTFRTMFRKVVTEQYPFEKLPTAPRFHGRHQLNRWPDGLEKCVGCELCAWACPADAIYVEGDNNTDDERFSPGERYGRVYQINYLRCILCGLCIEACPTRALTMTNEYELADTSRESLIYEKSDLLAPLLPGMEQPPHPMLLGEDEGDYYRGNLHPRSTEGEGE
- the nuoH gene encoding NADH-quinone oxidoreductase subunit NuoH, which translates into the protein MNALITSLDTAKGLTKFGEDPLWVVIVKAVLIFVLLVLLTLFNIWWERRVVARMQHRIGPNVHGPFGLLQSLADGVKLALKEDILPKAADKAVYFIAPVIAVIPAFLTFSVIPFGPEVNFFGHETPLQLTDMPVAVLFVMAIASIGIYGIVLGGWSSGSTYSLLGGLRSSAQMISYEVSMGLALVAVFLYAGSMSTSEIVAAQDKLWFGLILAPSFVIYVISMIGETNRAPFDLPEAEGELVGGFHTEYSSLKFALFFLAEYINMATVSALATTLFLGGWHAPFWIDEFWAGANEGYWPFLWFMGKVLFFIFIFIWLRGSLPRLRYDQFMHFGWKRLIPISLGWIIAVATIRTINLNGGFDRTYLYGAIGVLAALMIVLFFVGESSSDDAVEETEAPFDAFAGGYPVPPMPVSTSSTTGARSTNEDGGAS
- a CDS encoding molybdopterin dinucleotide binding domain-containing protein, producing the protein MPGALSAAAKLAADTGARLAWVPRRAGDRGAVEAGCLPTLLPGGRPVADPSARVDLAAAWGVDAVTGKDGLSAAEILEELREGDLKALVVGGVDPADALPSGGLDKKLRKALKKAFVVSLEVRASAFTELADVVFPVAPASDKAGSFVNWEGRVRSFGKVLDNPSSLPDVRVLAGIAEERGRSIGIRTPEQAAAEMAQVGPWEGARAERPDVSASSTTGGSSTTGGSSTTGGSLVLSSWKQLLDDGRMQDGDEHLRASVRPPVALVNAATLASLGLTAGAEVVLSGPLGSVRLPVAVGEVADGVVWAPASAPGASVRHLVGAAGSVVTLEGGAR
- the nuoG gene encoding NADH-quinone oxidoreductase subunit NuoG; translated protein: MTAELTRTDEVTVTIDGVQVSVPKDTLVIRAAEQIGVQIPRFCDHPLLAPAGACRQCLVDIPDAGNGRGFPKPQASCTLPVAEGMVVNTQATSPVADKAQQGVMEFLLINHPLDCPVCDKGGECPLQNQAMSNGRGESRFAESGGVKRVFPKPINLAPQVLLDRERCIVCQRCTRFADEIAGDPFIALIERGAQQQIGIAEGADFLSYFSGNTIQICPVGALTSAAYRFRSRPFDLVSTPSIAEHDACGSAIRVDHRRGKVVRRMAGDDPAVNEEWITDKDRFAFLSARQDDRLVHPQVRDSDTGELRVASWPEAFAVAARGLAEAKKKVGLLPGGRLTVEDAYAWSKFARVTVRTNNIDFRARETGADHGAEEAAFLASSVVLGGPGAGAVTYADLETAPTVLLAGLEPEDEAGAIFLRLRKSFLAGGTRVFSVSAVGTRGLKKVGGTLLPTVPRRRGFRARRGRGQQRRRPRRQRPDPGRRAPRHRARSAQRRGQACCRHRCPARLGPAARR
- the nuoF gene encoding NADH-quinone oxidoreductase subunit NuoF, yielding MTDTLTPVLTDDWDAAQSWKLSTYESRGGYGALKKALGMAQDDIITAVKDSGLRGRGGAGFPTGMKWSFIPQDNPKPKYLVVNADESEPGTCKDIPLMMATPHTLVEGVAISSYAIRANKAFIYIRGEVLHVIRRVQAAVAEAYEAGHLGKNIHGSGYDLDVVVHAGAGAYICGEETALLEGLEGRRGQPRLRPPFPAVAGLYASPTVINNVESIASVPSIIANGADWFGSMGTEKSKGFGIFSLSGHVKNPGQYEAPLGITLRKLIELAGGMRGAPNGQQRELKFWTPGGSSTPLLTADHLDVPLDFEGVGEAGSMLGTRALQIFDETTCVVRAVLRWTEFYKHESCGKCTPCREGTWWLTQTLARLEKGQGTPEDLDLLLDQCENILGRSFCALGDGATSPISSSIQYFREEYLAHLEHGGCPFDPIASTAFEVEGAHA